The Bubalus bubalis isolate 160015118507 breed Murrah chromosome 8, NDDB_SH_1, whole genome shotgun sequence sequence agctggaatcaagattgctggagaaatatcaataacctcagatatgcagatgacaccacccttatggcagaaagtgaagaggaactaaaaagcctcttgatgaaagtgaaggaggagtgaaaaagttggcttaaagctcaacattcagaaaactaagatcatggcatctggtcccatcacttcataggaaattgatggggaaacagtggaaaagtggaaacagtggaaaagtggaaacagtgtcagactttatttttctgggctccaaaatcactgcagatggtgattgcagccatgaaattaaaagatgcttactccttggaaggaaagttatgaccaacctagatagttatattgaaaagcagagagaaattactttgccaacaaaggtccatctagtcaaggctatggtttttcctgtggtcacgtatggatgtgaaagttggactgtgaagaaagctgagtgccgaataattgatgcttttgaactatggtgttggagaagactcttgagagtcccttggactgcaaggagatccaaccagtccatcctaaaggagatccatcctgggtgttcattggaaggaatgatgctgaagctgaaactccaatactttggccacctcatgcgaagagttgactcattggaaaagaccctgatgctgggagggattgggggcaggaggagaaggggacgacagaggatgagatggctggatggcatcactgactcgatggacttgagtttgggtaaactctgggagttggtgatggacagggaggcctggtgtgctgcgattcatggggttgcagagtcggacatgactgagcaactgaactgaactgaaccagagacTAAGGAGACCTGAAGACTAAGTTCAAAGTGAATTCCAAGCTCCTTCTAAGCCAACTTCCAGGTGTCCAGGAAAATCATCCAAATACCTTTTCACCAAATTGGCACCTTTTGCCAAGATCAGTCTGTAAACAAGagttggtatcagttcagttcagtcgctcagttgtgtccgactctgtgaccccatgtactgcagcatgccaggcttccctgtccatcaccggctCCCAGAActtaaccaaactcatgtccattgagttggtgatgccatccaaccatctcctcctctgtcatccccttctcctactgccttcaacttttccaatgagtcagttttttgcatcaggtggccaaagtattggaatttcagcttcagcatcagtccttccaatgaatattcaggactgattttctttagggtggactggttggatctccttgctgtccaagggactctcaggagtcttttccaccaccacagttcaaaagcatcaattttttggcactcagctttcttcacaatccaactctcacatccatacaggactactggaaaaactatagctttgactagatggacctttgctggcaaagtaatgcctctgctttttaatatgctgtctaggttggtcataaacaATAGAGTGGCATGTAATGGTGCAATGCTGAGGGCGCCAGCATACAATTCCTCGGCAAAGGCCCAGAAGTTAGCTCTTATACCTGCTCCTTTCCCTTCTAATTCAGCAAGTCTTGACTCTTCCTTTTGGGTTGTTTCACTTTGCCCTTAGGAGAACTTTCTAGCTGCTAGGAGCTTGGAAGCAGCTGTTTTCGAGAAACTTCAGCTGTTCTCTTTCCTTAGGGCTTTTGATAAAAGTGATCTTGTTCTTCTATCAGATTAGCTGTGTAAGTTATCACAGTTCtcacggctttttttttttttttttccccttggctgcactgcatggtttggaggatcttagttccttgactgaggactgaacttggccccagcagtgaaagctccgagtcctaaccactggaccgtcatgGCCTTTCTTAAACAGATGTTAAATGCTCTCTGGGCCCCTCACTCTCCCCAGAAATGGTGCTTCTGTAAGGACCGAGAGTACTCAGATGGCTGAACGTCCCTCCCCACCTACCTTCATGCGTCTCCAGGCAGCTGTCCACAACAGCTGCAGGCAGTGCTGCTGGAGCAAATGACTAGGAAATTTTTTGCAGTTAAAGAAATGTAGGATACAGGCTTCTTGCCTGCCAAAGAATGCTGCCTCTAGACTGATGTTATGGAAAAAGCACTGTAAGGCTGACTCCACAGCTGAGCTCTGCACAAGGTTTCCCCTCCACACTTGATTTCTCTCTTAGCAACCAGGCTGCATGCCCAGGAGGCCTCTTGGTTCACAGCAACCTCTGCAAgctctctgaaggaaatcagcctggGGAAAATCCTGGCTGTTTCCCCCTGTAGTACAGGCCCCTGTATCATTAACTCTATCCTCTACTCCTTCACTGTGCAGGGATTCAGAGCACGGACTCGGGACCGGACTACTTTGTTTCCTATCTGCTAataattttgccattttttttggCTCTGGGCAAGTTATTCAACTTAGTTTTTCCATCTGGAAGATAAGGGCTAATGATAGCAAGTACCTCAAAGagttaatattaaaaaactacAGTATCTTGCATATAGAATGCACTGTTTGCTATTACTGTATGAGTTTACAATCATAAGAAACAGGGTGTCTGGCCCAGGATAAGGAGACCTAGACTTAACCTCTATTTAAAACTTGCTTTCCGTGTAACACAGAGGTACTTTCCTGTGTGAATCTCTATACTTGTCCTGAACGCATCATGTCTGTCCTTCCACCTGTTATATTCGCAGCAGTGCCCACAGTAGAAGGTCCACAAAAACCTATCACAAACTAAGGGCATGAATGAAGGCCTCCATTGGTCTGTCCACTCTTGACTTTCAAAGCAATTTGCTAAAGGGGACTTCtaatgatggatttttttttaaaaggattagtTTGAAAACTGTTCAATTCTGGTAAATGCTttgatagttttaaattttacgttctgttataaaattttgaaaatgacatTCTGATTCACTTTGAGACAACTTAGTCTAACCTTTGTTTAGTATATAATGTTCAACATCATGCCCCCGATTGGTGTTAAGAATGGGTCCATACAGCGAGATTAAAATTATGCCAATTATAAATGTGCTCACTGCTTAGGAATTAAGAAATTAAAGTGAACTGGATCTTGAAGGGTTGTGTTCAATGTTGGGGCAAGATCATTTCCAGCCCAGGGGCTGTGTGACAGCTAGTAGCCCACTGCTTTCCAGACATCAAATGTGAGTGAATGCCTGAAGTATGATGAGacggcagggggtggggggattcCTCCTGCTACAGTTTGGAAATGGAATTGTCTCTGGGGATCAGTCTAATTTACAAAACGAAGATAAAGCTACCACCTGCCCACTCAGGAGTCGAGTAGTATTCGAAAAGTAACGTACAAGGGAGGACTCTCGTGACAGCAGAAGAGTGCCTTCCGTGCAACTGCGCATGTCGGGGCTCTGCCATTTCTGAGCCTTGTTTAAACCTGAGTAATGATGGCCCTGTGACCGAGGACATCTGGCTCAGGACTCTTCTCACACAGAAGTCCCTAAACTGATAGCTCAAAAGACTGAGGTGTTTTCAAGTCTCTGGTAAGGATACCCAGGTTGAATTTTACATGTTCTATTGTAAACATCAAGTAACaccacaaacatttaaaaaaagaaagtttattggTCTTTAAATGGCTCAAATTGCAAATAAACCAGTCGGGTAGTGGCATCAGCCTAAGACATGTGATGCATCTTTGTCATTTGGCTTCATAGCACCTCAGTACCCAGGAGAGGAAAGGTCTCAAAGCAAAGTCACGACATTAGTGGTCAGGACCCCTGGTTAAATGAGACTGCAACAAGTACACGTGGAGACTGCTGGGCCCGTGGGGCGGCGCTTATATGGGGAACTTTAATTCTGCACACAGCACAGCCTatgaaaaataggaaatgaaagaTGTACATCTCAAACCCTTTAGGGACAAATATTTAACATGACAAGCTGGATGTAGTATCTAAAGAGTTCAGTTCCTAAATAGCCTATTTGTGTTAACTTTACGTACACATCTGTTATCTGGAATGCCTGAACACATCTTTGACTTGCTGAGATTAAGACTGAGcataaagaaagcaaaactttATTGAAACAACTGCCCTAGTcccattccaaagaaaagaaaaatctgatagTGGTATTTTTCCCATTGAAATTATGTCCCTTCAGTGGGCACGCCGTACAACAGGGACAGAGCCTACTGTTTGGTGGCAAACATGTTTTCTGCACTATCCTCAGGTTTGGCTGTTCGATGTTAACTTTAGGAAAATGTAACTACAGTGTTCTTCATTATGAACACAGACTACAAACACTCCTAGTAACTCCCGCACAGCCAAACTGCAACCTCAGGAATACAAATTTAGAAGTTAACAGATGGCAAGCACAACTATTTTCCCGAAGTGGTCTAGTGCAAAATGCATTAGCACCGTGGACACTTTTCCTATGCCCTGCTCCAAAGAGATCAAAATCTTAACACATATTCACCACTTGCATAAAAGGATTTCTAGGGATCAGCATCTTAAAGAATAAGGGTTCACTGAGACATACTGAATCCTCATAGTCTAAAATTATCTTACAAGTATATGCTGGTCCTTCATTTTTAAACTACCTTACAGTTAATTAAAAGCAATCAAGGAGCTCTGGAACTTCATTTTCAAGAACCAGAGTATGGCACACATTTTACATTTGGACAGACTCTAGCAGTTATTTCTTGAACATCTTCTATACAAAAGTTGTCCCCCATCCTGACATATATTCTCTCACCAGGACACGTGGGCAGTGGGCCCACCGCACCATGAGGATGCCAGATACAACCCAGAATGATGTAACCAGGTATCTTTCAGTTTCTAAATTAAGGCATATTAAAAAATTTCCATGTACAAGTTTACACCACTTTTCTAAGTTAATCACCAGGTAATTAATGCAGGTTCACAGATGAATTACTCTCAATTGAACTATATGCAACAATCATGCCAGTcactttttcttctatattttgcataacaatggttaaaaaaaagtggTACAGTTTAACTATCATGTTCAcaattgtcatttctttttcaaggCAGTAGAAGaccaagacattttaaaatgattataaaatttaaGCTTTATAATAAACCAGAGGAAGTAGCCTTTCCTCCCATTGTCCACCCCCATTCTCACCTCTCGAACAGTTCAAGAAAGACTGCCGGCAAAACACAAGCACCCACGCTACATTCAGGACCGTGATAAATGTAGGCAATTATGAAATAAGTTGAACTTTGCTTCTTGGTGAAGccacattaatttctttttaagtgaATTTGACTTTCAGTGCAGTTCCAATTCATGCTTTTAGAGATACATAACAATTTCCAAAATGTTAAAGTAATTTCAGTCAATTGAGCCTTCAATGGCAAagcttataaattatatttattagtaTGGTCAAGATAAGAAAGGAGTTTGGGCTCTGATTATAAAATGCAGCATCTTTCTCTGATTCTCTTGGCTaaacttttcctcttcttttttccattcttttctttgcTGTCTTCCATCTTTCTGGCCCGAATTTCCCTCATTAAATCAAAAAATACCtacaaaaaaaacagaataaagcaaGTGGATAATTTGTGCCTGGTACATCTCTGAATCACAGCAGTAAACATTGGGAGTACTATATGAATATTAAAGAGCTCTTATTTGGGGAGTACAGGGACAGGAAAGTATAGAACTAAAGTCTGCTTCTTCCAAGTATgttaaaaaaatgggaaaacaggAAGATTTTCTGAATTACACTTTCGGGTAAAATCTGCTTACATAATATAACCTAATCTTTCATCTgaattttcaagataaaaataaacatgcacTGCAAGTGATAGCTCCAAAGATGTAACCCAATGGATTACATTTGAGTAATTAATAATtagcaaatatattttatcaattacaattttaaactaatttaataaaattttcactTATTAACCTTTCTTCAGCCCCACTTTTAAAAACAGCTGTGGAAAATGACTgcttcctttattattttgataCCAGACACTAGAAAACAATTGCTTGTTGCACAGTATTTTAGGATTTATCAATTTTTGTCTGTCTAGAAATTGGCAAGTAATGGGAGATATTAgcataataatttaaaagctatTAGTGTAATAATTAAAAAGTTCAATATCACTAACAAgtgtctgtgcatgcatgcatgctaagctgcttcagttgtgtccgactctgtgcaaccctatggactgtagcccaccaggctcctctgtccatgggattctccaggcaagtgtctGAGTGCACACTGAGTAGGGCCTGAAGGATGTGGACTCATGCTGTGGCTGAAGAGTTGCTGCACGTTACTTTTCTGCAGCCACTGAGGTGCTTGTGAAAAATGCATCTACCTGGTGGCAGTCACAGGCACTAGATTCTTGCATATCCCCGATACACACagatgtgtgcttgtgtgcatgaTGTGTTTCAAACACAGATGGCAGCAAACTACAGTTACTGCTACTGTTCTGTATTTCATTTCCTAATGCTGAAGATCAGCACATTTAGCTctaccttcatttttaaaaaaatacttatttttggcctcctgggtcttcactgctgctcgaagttttctctagttgtggtgagtggggactactcttggttgcggtgcacaggcttttctcacTGCAGTGCGTTCTCTTGTTGgcgagcacaggctccaggtgcacgggcttcagtagctgcagctcccaggctcagcAGTGGCAGCACACGGGCTTACTTGCTCCGCGGCACTGTGAGACCTTCATGGACCAGGGTtggcctgtgtcccctgcactgggaggcagttTCTTATcaactgtgccaccagggaagttctcttcatttctttttaatggttgtacagtatttcattatatggatGCACCAGCCTTTAAAATAGTCTCTTATTGGACACTTTGATATTTCCAGTCTTTTGTTTCTACAGATAATGCTTCAGTGACTACTGCTACATGGATGTAtgactttatataaattttagaacttgAACTGATGGGGTCATAATTTTGATAATTACCAAACTGCCCTTCTACGAACTATGAGAgttcctttcccctcctccccataCTCCTGTCAACAGTATTATTATCAGTCttgttgctttattccccaatgtAACAGGTAAGAAAAAagtcctatttttaaattgtgcttCCTATTATAAGTTAGACTAAGCCgcttttaaactttaaaagcaaTTTGTACTTCTCTTCTATGACAAGGGTGTCTATATTTTTTGACTGTTTTCCCATTGGGTTGCTGGTCTTTTTCTCACTGTCCTGTGATAACTCTGACAATGTGCATGACCGTACTTCCCCCGGGCCTCTGATGCCAGCAGGTGACACCACAGGACTGCTGCAAGCCTCAGAGCCGGACAGTTACTGTtcacctctcctccccactccccttaGTTCAAATAGGTTTTAGTGTGTGTTCTACCATCTGCTCCAGATATTAAACAGGAGGAAACAAAGTATATATATGCTATGATACTGTTCTGTGGTGCCTTTCAAAACCCCATACACACTGAATCTTAAACTATATTTCATTagtattttgaaaaacatttgctGTAACTAGCGGAAACTGGTTTACTGAGTAGAACTCTTGTAGCATGTTGTAAAGATATCCTGGACTTAAAGGAATCTGACTgtgtgactggaaaaaaaaaagtgagcttaAAATGACAATGTCTTTAAACCTACAGTAAACAGGCAGAAAGAACCTCTAAACTTTTAACATCATGATTTCTGGACCAGGGTTATGGATCTACAGACACAGCAGACTAGTTCACAAATGCCGGCAGACACCTAGGGCAGTGTTACTTCAAGTGCGGCCCACCACCCCACCTGCACACCCAGGAGCTAACGAGATCTATAAATTCTTAGGACTGACCCCAGAGCAAATGAATCCAAGTCTCTGGAGAAGACCCAGGAACCTGTGTTTATCAGGCTTTATAGGCAATTCCTCTGCATGTTAGTTTTTCTGAGGCACCTGTAGGGCCGAGATAGTCGGGGACTGAAAAGGTCTCCCTGGAAGGGCTCCCACCCAGAGCTGCTCCAGCCCTACCAGCGGGCTTCCTGAACGCTGACAGTGGTGTCTGCGGGGCAGATGAATGGCACCTGGGAAGGCTCCAAGGTGTTCCTCCCCTGGTCTCCAGGAAGGGCCAATCTGCACAAAGTGCAAAGAtgagggaagagggcagaggagTTCTCTTCCCCCTGGGTGGAGAGCGGGGTGAGGgggtggagaagagaagtggaggGTGGGGAGTGCAGCTGTGGTGACCGAGATTTCAAAACCCTCTCCCTCCGGGCTCCTTCATCTTGGGAGCCACCTTCCCTTGGGAGAACTTGAGTGGGGATGGGCAGGTGTCAGCGCAGAGATCCTCCAGccaatcaggaaaagaaaagcaaagaaaaaagaaaagaaaagattctccagccaatcaggaaaagaaaaggaaagaaaaaaaaaaaaatattctccagccacaggaaaaggaaaggaaaaaaaaaaagaaaaaagaggagggaTTCAAGTCAGGAATCTGGCCAGTGCTTTGCTGTGGCTGTCTCATGTTTTTGCACCCTTTGGGAACCTAAGGACAAGGTGAAGTCAAGAAAGTCCTAACAGCGTCCTTGAGCATTCAGGGCTGATAAACATCAACGTGTATTAAATTTCTCTCTGAAAGTCTCAACAGAATCTCTAGACACAGATGGAGCAGAGTTAAGCAAATCAACCTGTTTTAACATGATGTTGTGGTGAGAAGGGTCCCCTTTTACCTTGTCAACATTGGCCCGCGTCTTGGCAGATGTTTCCACATAGTTAACGTTCCACTGATCGGCTCTGGTTTTCGCCTCTTCTACGGAAACCTGCCTTTTATCTTCCAAATCTGATTTGTTTCCAACGAGCAAAAATGGAACATTCTCATCTTCTTTTACTCTTAAAATCTGCTCCCTGGATAAGAGGAAATGAGCAGGAAATATCTCTATGTGTTAAAATAACCAATAACGCATGCAGGCATTTATTTATGCTTCTTAGCAATGAACTCATTTATTACACGGGAGGAAACAAGCAGCACGTCTTCCTTTAGCTACCCTCAATCATTTGAGCTTCACATTCACTTCATTAATGGAGGAAAAATACACCAAGGAAGAGTACAAATATGGCAGTAGAGGCATGAAGTGAAAGTATCAAATGCAACTTCATTCTAAATGCcttgtttttaaaaccttttttacGTTTTGAGAATCTCagttgggatcttagttccccaatcaggggctgaacccgcaccccctgcagtggaagtactgagtcttaaccactggactgtcagggaagtccctctaaagGCTTTTTCAAAACAAACTCTTTACATTAGAATGATTTCAGATTTACAGAGAAGGTGTGAAGAGAGGACAGAGTTCCTGCATGTCCCCACGCCCAGTTTCTCCATTGTCAACACACTTTATCACCATTTATGAAGTACTACTGATACAAATATATCTTGTTATACTGCAGTTACTTTActgtgctttgcagatactgctttctctctctttttttttttaacagactgaAGGTCTGTAGTCGCCCTGTGTCAAGCTAGTCTATCGGTGCCactttcccaacagcatttgttcactttgggtctctctgtcacattttggtaattctcacaatattttaaactttcccATTATCATTAAATTTGTTAGGGTGATCAGTGACCTTTGTGATGACTGTAATCATTACCGGCATTTTTGCTTAAAGTGATGCTCCCTTTGGAGTTTGAGAGACAATTATAGAATTTTAGAATAGAAAAGCACCTTTACAAACTGGTCAAGCTTCATTTTTATCTTGAGGAAAGTGAGAACCACAAAAAGCAACAGGGTTTTCTAACATTTCTATCGAAACCTTATAAACACTGTAAGTTATATGCTAGCAACTGTGCCAAATGTGGGTATCAGGGATACTGAAATGGGTAAGAAATGGGTTCTGCTCTCAAGTGTTTTTACCTTGTCAGGAAAAACACACAGCATACAGAAATCAATCTCAGTGTCAGAGTGTGGTGAGTGTGCTACTGGggctgtgcagagtacatcacaaacactgatgaggaaacagtggattCTGCCTTTGTGACAGGAGGCCCAGGAAGGCTATATTTAGGAGCTgacaattattagagaaatgcaaatcaaaactatactgatgtaccacctcacaccagtcagaatggccattattaaaaagtctacaaatagcaaatgctggagagggcatggagaaaCAGGAGTCCTCCTCCACtgctggtgggaacgtaaatttGTGCagtcattgtggaaaacagtatggaaggtcctcagaaaactaagaattaccatatgatccagcaaccccactcccagacatatatccagacaaaactctaattcaaaaagatacatgtgccccaGTGTTCTTAGCAGCACTAGTCGCAATAGCAAAGACAAAGAAAcggcctaagtgtccatcaacagatgagtgaatgcataaagaagatatggtgcctataaaatggaatactactcagccataagaaaggatgaaatgatgccatttgcagcaacgtggatgcaactagagatgatcatactacgtgaagcaagtcagaaagagaaatcccATATGAAAGcacttatgtatggaatctaaaatatgacataaatgaacttatctatgaaaaaagactcacagacatagaagagaGGCTTAGGGTTGCCAAGAAGGAATGGGTTGGGGGAGTTTGGGAtaagcagatgtaaactattacatgTAAAATGGATacacaacaaggtcccactggatagcacagagaactacactCAAagcctatgataaaccataatggaaaagaatataaaaaaataattaggtatgtaaaactgaatcactttgctatatagctgAAATTAACAtgtcattgtaaatcaaccatacgtcaataaaaatttttttaaaatcaactacaataaaaaaaattaaaaagaggagcTGACATTGTGCTACACTTTGCAGGTCAGATCATGTGGAGTGCCTACTATTCTATTACCATTCAAACCACCTTAAAAATGGCTTTCCTACTGCTGGTCAGTTACCaggaacattttttatttatgggAAGGGCAACACATTGGAGGTAGGACAGAATGAAtgattcacttatttttctgtaatagcAACAGCCCAAGACTTTTTCTCTTGGCATAAAAATACCTCATTCCCTTGAGAAACCACTTTGGCTTTGGTGACTATGGTGACAAAATATATTCTATTACTTAGAACAGAATCTGCTACAGAATAAGcactcaaatattttttgaaagaatgaataagcaCTGACACGAAACTTTCAATATGTCTCCCAGGGTTACAAGTTACCAGAATCTGCCACTCTTTGCACTTTATCACGTACAAAAAAACTTTTCCTTACAGAAACCAACAAacttaattttacaaataaatttacatttcctAGGTTTCTCAGTGACATGCTCTTTTGCAAAGAAGGTTCTCTTACAATCTTTTGAGTTCTTGGGACTTTCATGTATACATGAAGAGGAATGCTTTGTGTAAGCCCTGGTTCAGTTTCCTGCCCAAACGCTAGGGATGACGTCTTTCGTCATCTTTGGAAATCCTTGTTGTCCTTCAAGGTTATCTAGCTCTTGAAGGCCTCCACCTCTCCTCTCTTGGATCCCCTGTAACAATTGCTgtccatatcttctttatcacTAACTGACACTGGGTTTCATGCCTTATTCAACTTGGCTGTGTGAACGTTGAAAACAGAGGATATATTATATGCTTCTTTCGTGCCTGCCCCCCCACACCAAAGCAGACCACGTGTAcgtggtaataataataaaaattattttatctttatgtggtaataaaataaaaatacataaagaatatttgtttttattcatgcTGTATTTATGACACTACTCAAGAACTTATTTATGCTATATTTGTCTTATGTATAGAGAGAACATCTCTCCCCTTTTTCACTTTCCCAATCCCCTGCCCCAAATCAAGTGGAGGACAGATTTCGATTAAACAAACAgtaaataagatattaaaaagattGTATAACAAGACAGTGTGTCAATCTATGGTGGTATTATTTCCACTAAAAGTTCAGTGTGTGTTATCAAAGTGTCTACACTGTGAGGAGGATGGCGACGTGCCTGCTGGGCACGACACAGGTTCCGAGACACCCGTGACTAACACAGAAAGACTCAAAATCTGGGTCAGAGATCGTTATGTGATCCAGGCATCTGCTTTTACGGCAGCAGCAGTACTGTACTGCAAAGGGAAACGCTTCAGTACACATAAGGAGACTGCGGATGTAGGCTGTCACACACTCAGGCTGCGCTGCAGCTGGCACTGGCAGAGCTGGCTGTGAGGTTAGGTACGGTGCACTGAATATGTGAGTACAAGCGCACGGAGGACAGAGTCATACTGATGTCAGAGAGGGACTAAACACAGTTAGAGGGAAAGACAACCAGGTTAAGAGCCTCTAGCTGTCCACTCGTTGCTGAGGAGGCAGTTGTTCTGCAGTGTCATGACACGACTCCCTGACATACCTGAAGTCGGCTGTGGCTGCAAAGGATTCCATTTCTGTAATGGAGAAGACACAGAGGAAGCCCTCGCCGCTGCGGAAGTAGTTATCTCTAATGGCAGCATAGTCTTCTTGCCCAGCTGTATCCAGGATGTCAATCTGCACTTCCTCCCCGTCCAGCACCACCTTCTTCCGATAGCTGTCGGCTTTGGTCGGCTCGTAGTCCTCCACAAACTGGGAATGAGGAAAAGCACTTCCATTTCTAAATCATCTTTACTTTTCAAAGgttcttattttgaaatacagaTTCACATGAAGGTGCCAAAATAGTACTGAGAAGCCACATGTAACCTTCATTAAGTTTTCCCTAGTGGTAAATGCTACATTCATTTAAATTTCCTTTGTAGACAATTCAGAGgtcttttcttttacaaaaagtGGAGGTTGAACAGCTCTAGGTCATTGACAGGTTGAAAACTGTGACTCTTCCTTAAAACGCTATACC is a genomic window containing:
- the RALA gene encoding ras-related protein Ral-A, whose product is MAANKPKGQNSLALHKVIMVGSGGVGKSALTLQFMYDEFVEDYEPTKADSYRKKVVLDGEEVQIDILDTAGQEDYAAIRDNYFRSGEGFLCVFSITEMESFAATADFREQILRVKEDENVPFLLVGNKSDLEDKRQVSVEEAKTRADQWNVNYVETSAKTRANVDKVFFDLMREIRARKMEDSKEKNGKKKRKSLAKRIRERCCIL